In one window of Lewinella sp. 4G2 DNA:
- a CDS encoding SdpA family antimicrobial peptide system protein produces the protein MKVADSTVLVATLVATGAIAALLVGSLFVAVMPFNPISPKLEVGNDLKKLFPEGWAFFTRNAREADHFIYRKSDQGWVLYDAPYPNAKAANYFGLNRRSRAASTEMVILMSQVPSSKWVTHELPFTAASISAVDTVSSVPLVNTVRVPMLCGELAIVRAKPIPWTYRRGGQSLIPEFDILFLTNNCEQP, from the coding sequence ATGAAGGTGGCAGATTCAACGGTTCTGGTAGCGACATTGGTCGCTACCGGAGCCATTGCCGCGCTTTTGGTCGGTTCACTATTTGTGGCCGTGATGCCGTTCAACCCGATCTCTCCAAAGTTGGAGGTTGGTAATGACCTGAAAAAACTCTTCCCGGAAGGCTGGGCCTTCTTCACCCGCAACGCCCGCGAGGCAGACCACTTCATTTATCGCAAATCAGACCAAGGTTGGGTACTCTACGATGCGCCGTACCCCAACGCGAAGGCAGCCAACTATTTTGGGCTTAATCGTCGGTCCCGGGCCGCCAGTACGGAAATGGTGATCCTCATGAGCCAGGTCCCCTCCAGTAAGTGGGTGACCCACGAATTACCCTTCACCGCAGCCAGCATCTCTGCCGTCGACACCGTGAGTAGCGTACCACTCGTCAATACCGTCCGCGTACCCATGCTCTGCGGAGAATTAGCCATCGTCAGAGCGAAACCGATTCCCTGGACCTACCGCCGGGGCGGCCAATCACTCATCCCGGAGTTTGATATCCTCTTCCTTACCAACAACTGCGAACAGCCATGA
- a CDS encoding allophanate hydrolase subunit 1: MRKPRRILNYGERALLLEWEQVIHPEISHGVHTYQHALLSWPGIEEAVPAYASLLLVFETPHWSTDRLRETLYNWSPRSVESFPGREYVLPVHYNGIDLGDVAHRQGLSIEELIQKHTARTYLVYQLGFRPGFAFLGDLDEGLQLPRLASPRKHVAAGTVAIAGAQTAVYPTESPGGWHQLGHCPVPLIPSLPGTASVSLQAGDQVRFTAVDESTYQSILKNPGPWITQRH; the protein is encoded by the coding sequence ATGCGTAAGCCGCGGCGCATCCTCAACTACGGCGAGCGGGCCTTGCTGTTGGAGTGGGAGCAGGTCATCCACCCCGAGATCAGCCACGGCGTACACACCTATCAACACGCACTGTTGAGCTGGCCCGGCATCGAAGAAGCGGTGCCCGCCTACGCCTCCTTACTACTCGTGTTTGAGACGCCCCATTGGTCCACCGATCGCCTACGGGAGACTTTGTACAATTGGTCCCCCCGTAGCGTAGAATCATTTCCGGGACGTGAATATGTCCTACCGGTTCATTACAATGGCATCGATTTAGGCGACGTCGCGCATCGTCAGGGATTATCCATCGAAGAGCTCATTCAAAAGCACACGGCGCGGACCTACCTGGTGTACCAACTGGGTTTTCGGCCCGGCTTTGCCTTCCTGGGGGACCTGGATGAGGGCTTACAGCTACCTCGATTAGCATCACCGCGCAAACACGTTGCGGCCGGCACGGTGGCCATTGCCGGCGCCCAAACTGCCGTCTACCCTACGGAGTCTCCCGGGGGGTGGCACCAGTTGGGTCACTGCCCGGTGCCGCTCATTCCGAGTTTGCCAGGCACTGCTTCGGTTAGTCTCCAAGCCGGAGATCAAGTCAGGTTCACAGCCGTTGATGAGTCCACCTATCAATCCATCCTCAAAAATCCTGGCCCGTGGATCACCCAGCGACACTAA
- a CDS encoding SDR family oxidoreductase, with protein MDLQLKDRLFAVGGATSGLGKAIVEALLAEGAKVIGIARTKSKLEELGAAAGTGFEGYAADLTDATAVKNLAGYLNERELYGCVFNAGGPPTGRADELEMKDWDHAYQGTLRWKIQLTAALLPGMIQRGGGRLLYLESVSIKQPIDNLVLSNVMRAGVAGYVKTLSREVGEQGITCNILAPGYHATPRITTVLKKSAEIQKMKLEEVEEQFTAETAVKRLGDPKDFAAMALLLLSPSGNYLTGQTITVDGGLVRHITG; from the coding sequence ATGGACTTACAACTAAAAGACCGCCTTTTTGCCGTCGGTGGAGCAACCAGCGGCCTCGGCAAGGCAATCGTAGAAGCCCTGTTGGCGGAAGGCGCCAAGGTGATCGGCATCGCGCGTACGAAATCAAAGCTGGAGGAGTTGGGCGCTGCCGCAGGTACCGGGTTTGAGGGGTACGCCGCCGACCTCACGGATGCGACGGCCGTAAAGAATTTGGCCGGCTACTTGAATGAGCGGGAACTCTACGGTTGCGTATTCAACGCCGGCGGCCCCCCCACCGGGAGAGCGGATGAACTGGAGATGAAAGATTGGGACCACGCGTACCAGGGGACACTCCGGTGGAAAATTCAGTTGACCGCCGCCCTCTTGCCCGGGATGATTCAGCGCGGTGGCGGACGGCTACTCTACCTCGAAAGCGTCTCCATCAAGCAGCCCATCGATAACCTGGTACTCAGTAACGTCATGCGCGCCGGAGTCGCCGGCTACGTCAAAACCTTGAGTCGGGAGGTGGGAGAGCAGGGGATAACTTGCAATATCCTGGCACCCGGCTACCACGCCACTCCGCGCATTACCACGGTGCTGAAGAAATCAGCCGAAATACAAAAGATGAAGTTGGAGGAGGTGGAGGAACAGTTCACTGCCGAAACCGCCGTCAAACGTTTGGGAGACCCAAAGGACTTTGCCGCCATGGCCCTATTGCTCCTGTCACCTTCCGGAAATTACCTGACGGGCCAAACCATTACGGTGGACGGCGGGTTGGTTCGCCACATCACCGGCTAA
- a CDS encoding cupin domain-containing protein, translated as MYVNKDQDLPLVEVFPGILGHIIHTEACTIADFHIKAGTRLPLHHHPHEQTSTILEGKFEFTVDGVTRKCYAGDVAIMASTVPHEGVALTDCRILDVFHPVREDYRALTNSAR; from the coding sequence ATGTACGTAAATAAAGATCAGGACCTCCCCCTCGTCGAAGTATTCCCTGGTATTCTTGGGCATATCATTCACACCGAAGCTTGCACCATTGCGGATTTCCACATCAAGGCGGGTACGAGGCTGCCGTTACACCATCACCCACACGAGCAAACGTCCACTATTCTGGAGGGTAAATTTGAGTTCACGGTCGACGGCGTCACGCGCAAATGTTATGCTGGAGATGTTGCCATTATGGCCTCAACCGTTCCCCACGAGGGGGTAGCGTTGACGGACTGCCGAATCCTTGACGTGTTTCATCCGGTCCGGGAAGATTACCGGGCACTCACCAACTCCGCACGATGA
- the serC gene encoding 3-phosphoserine/phosphohydroxythreonine transaminase, whose protein sequence is MKKHNFSAGPAILPASVLEQAADAVRDFDNSGLSILEISHRSAGFTKVMEEAEALVRELLNVGDDYGVIFITGGASSEFFLSAMNLLNEDEKAGYVDTGAWSAKAIKEANLFGKVEVLASSKDQNYNYIPKGYDIPAGLKYVHLTSNNTIFGTQLKEWPETDAPLVADMSSDIFSRRLPLEKFGIIYAGAQKNMGPAGVTLVIVKKDLLGKVNRELPSMLDYRTHIAKGSTFNTPPVYPIYVSMLTMRWVKEQGGLVAMEQRNAAKAKLLYDEIERNPKFECTIPNPEDRSLMNVTFKPVNEDDAAAFMEAAAAKGVDGIKGHRSVGGFRASIYNAMPIESVQVLVDVMKNF, encoded by the coding sequence ATGAAGAAGCATAACTTTAGTGCCGGGCCGGCCATCCTCCCCGCATCCGTACTCGAACAAGCCGCCGATGCCGTCCGAGATTTTGATAACTCCGGCCTGTCCATCCTGGAAATCAGCCACCGGAGTGCTGGATTCACTAAAGTCATGGAGGAAGCAGAAGCACTCGTCCGTGAATTGCTCAACGTTGGGGACGATTACGGCGTCATCTTCATCACCGGTGGCGCTAGCAGCGAGTTTTTCCTTAGTGCGATGAACCTGCTTAACGAGGATGAAAAAGCAGGGTACGTAGATACCGGCGCTTGGTCCGCCAAAGCTATCAAGGAAGCCAACCTATTTGGGAAGGTAGAGGTACTGGCCAGCAGTAAGGACCAGAATTATAACTACATCCCCAAAGGTTACGACATTCCCGCAGGGCTGAAGTACGTTCACCTCACCAGCAACAATACCATCTTCGGCACCCAGCTTAAGGAGTGGCCCGAAACGGATGCTCCCCTCGTTGCCGATATGTCCAGCGATATCTTCAGCCGCCGCCTGCCGTTGGAGAAATTCGGCATCATCTACGCCGGCGCGCAGAAGAATATGGGCCCCGCCGGCGTCACGCTGGTCATCGTAAAGAAAGACCTACTCGGCAAAGTGAACCGAGAGCTACCTTCCATGCTAGATTACCGTACGCACATTGCTAAGGGCTCGACGTTCAATACACCACCCGTATACCCAATCTACGTTAGCATGCTGACCATGCGCTGGGTAAAGGAGCAGGGTGGCCTGGTAGCCATGGAGCAACGCAACGCAGCGAAGGCGAAGTTGCTCTACGATGAGATCGAGCGTAACCCCAAATTCGAGTGCACCATCCCCAACCCGGAAGACCGCAGTCTGATGAACGTCACCTTCAAACCGGTGAACGAGGATGACGCAGCTGCTTTCATGGAGGCCGCCGCGGCGAAGGGCGTAGATGGCATCAAAGGTCACCGCTCCGTTGGTGGTTTCCGGGCAAGCATTTACAATGCCATGCCGATTGAAAGTGTGCAGGTACTCGTTGACGTGATGAAGAACTTTTAA
- a CDS encoding glycosyltransferase, whose amino-acid sequence MARPQLLVVTPWYPNRLNGHDGNFVANTTRLVAPDYAVTVLAVIEDKQLERGLHEVLTTQEDGIHTIRVYFGAGTGRARRTLFRMRAWEAGIRELSGSYALIHAHVLIDGGIVAARLAKRWGIPLVISAHASRWFKRWPVLRMPDRHLAVRAANQANAVLPVSQALLERLKHYGIQDHLTICSNPVDESIFFPPEVEREATGFTFLHVSDFSPNKQVGLLLSAFAELCLTEPTSQLQVGGDGDPKTLDQLIEESLREHPLEHRALVRSRITTFGVTDAHGIADRMRAADCFLLTSFFETQSVVLLEAQLCGLPAISTRSGGPEGIITSTEHGQLFEVEAKDQLVAAMSSQIHAGRPSLEQRQSLSAIARERYGNAAIRKQLLDIYKFLINA is encoded by the coding sequence ATGGCCCGCCCGCAACTTCTCGTTGTTACCCCTTGGTACCCTAATCGGCTGAATGGGCACGACGGTAATTTCGTGGCCAATACGACCCGCTTAGTTGCACCCGACTACGCAGTTACCGTACTGGCCGTGATCGAGGATAAGCAACTTGAACGGGGCTTACACGAAGTCCTCACCACTCAGGAGGACGGCATTCATACCATCCGCGTGTACTTTGGGGCAGGGACGGGTCGGGCGCGCCGAACGCTCTTCCGGATGCGCGCCTGGGAAGCGGGCATCCGAGAACTTTCTGGTTCCTACGCACTCATCCACGCCCACGTACTGATCGACGGTGGCATCGTAGCCGCGCGGCTGGCCAAGCGTTGGGGCATTCCGCTGGTTATTTCCGCCCATGCGTCCCGCTGGTTCAAACGCTGGCCGGTACTACGGATGCCCGATCGCCACCTCGCCGTGCGGGCCGCAAATCAAGCCAACGCGGTTTTACCCGTTAGTCAGGCGCTACTCGAAAGGTTAAAACACTACGGCATTCAGGACCACCTTACAATTTGCTCCAATCCGGTCGATGAATCCATCTTTTTTCCACCCGAAGTAGAACGTGAAGCCACCGGTTTCACCTTCCTGCACGTGAGTGATTTTTCCCCAAATAAGCAGGTTGGCTTGCTGCTCAGTGCTTTCGCGGAGCTTTGTCTCACGGAGCCGACCAGCCAACTTCAGGTCGGAGGAGATGGAGATCCGAAGACACTTGACCAACTCATTGAGGAAAGTTTGCGCGAGCACCCGCTCGAGCACAGAGCACTCGTTCGCAGCCGAATCACAACTTTCGGGGTAACGGATGCCCATGGCATTGCCGACCGGATGAGGGCGGCGGATTGCTTTTTGCTCACCAGCTTTTTCGAAACGCAGTCGGTGGTCCTCCTCGAAGCCCAACTCTGTGGGCTACCCGCCATTTCAACGCGTTCCGGTGGACCGGAGGGCATCATCACCTCAACGGAGCATGGCCAGCTATTTGAGGTAGAAGCAAAAGACCAACTAGTTGCCGCCATGAGCTCTCAAATCCATGCCGGACGTCCATCACTGGAGCAGCGTCAGTCTTTGTCAGCAATAGCGCGTGAACGGTACGGGAATGCGGCCATTCGGAAGCAGCTGCTGGACATCTATAAATTTCTTATAAATGCGTAA
- a CDS encoding sporulation-delaying protein SdpB family protein: MIHRIAHQLSNYRPWTNTLGLARTLIALGTLLTMLFSPADVLFHEVANQPTTLSCDGLFGYSLYCVLPFSTQTSIYLSCGVLVWVISGYLPQLSGFFHWWVAASLIFSGTVLEGGDHLAAILCLLLLPVLCLDPRPNHWKKVKASEALGRKARRIAASVFLWLIRLQMAVVYLHAAIGKLAVEEWLNGTAVYYWFTDSSIGMVDWMEPIALPLLLNPFIVALITWGSVCLELTLFAGLFMSNTNKRRLFRWALLFHVAIAAIHGLIGFGLIMIGGLVLYLLPLDQPVSLPKLSQARPGSKHVKTIPA; the protein is encoded by the coding sequence ATGATACACCGGATTGCACACCAATTGTCAAACTACCGGCCCTGGACGAACACCCTCGGCCTCGCGCGGACCCTCATTGCCTTAGGCACCTTACTCACAATGCTGTTCAGCCCGGCGGACGTGCTGTTCCACGAAGTAGCCAATCAACCCACCACCCTCAGTTGCGACGGGCTCTTCGGGTATAGCTTGTACTGCGTGCTACCCTTTTCTACCCAGACGAGTATCTACCTTAGCTGTGGCGTCTTGGTCTGGGTCATTTCTGGTTACCTGCCACAACTCTCCGGTTTTTTCCACTGGTGGGTAGCGGCTAGCCTGATTTTTTCCGGCACGGTGTTAGAAGGCGGCGACCACTTGGCCGCGATCCTCTGTCTCTTATTGTTGCCCGTGCTGTGTCTGGACCCGCGGCCCAACCATTGGAAGAAAGTGAAGGCAAGCGAAGCACTTGGTCGCAAAGCCCGCCGCATCGCGGCCTCCGTATTCCTGTGGTTAATTCGCTTGCAGATGGCCGTCGTCTACCTCCACGCTGCCATTGGCAAGCTGGCGGTCGAAGAATGGCTAAACGGCACGGCAGTGTATTACTGGTTTACCGATTCTTCGATCGGTATGGTCGATTGGATGGAGCCTATCGCGCTGCCTTTATTGCTGAACCCATTCATCGTGGCACTCATCACCTGGGGCTCCGTCTGCTTGGAATTGACCTTGTTTGCGGGCTTGTTTATGAGCAACACGAATAAAAGACGGCTCTTCCGTTGGGCCCTTCTGTTTCACGTCGCCATCGCTGCTATCCACGGTTTGATCGGCTTTGGCCTGATCATGATCGGTGGTCTCGTACTTTACCTCCTACCGCTTGATCAACCGGTCAGCTTACCGAAGCTCAGTCAGGCGCGGCCAGGTAGTAAGCACGTCAAAACCATACCGGCTTGA
- a CDS encoding M48 family metallopeptidase, which produces MHFLQSFRFLPAIIITVLFASCTPKVTAPVTTPATTSTTVSKPQKPGETLSPCDKFSDTPNPDQAETDYVIYRQLFKAKEMTQAMAQWRKVYAASPAADGRRSTVFTDGIAMYNDLIQKNPERKDAYGDTLLTIYAKARECYPGNGYMAAIQGFDSYYTYPGSATDEEMFDLFKESIEIDGQDKLQYFIINPTAGLAVNLHRDGKITDTEAKEVVSKLQYRLAKGLKECKGSECDPWNKIDAYAPSALRYFETVKGFYECQYFVDRYLQNYKDNPDDCDAITTAYSRLKFGGCATDSPEMTELKNAFTSKCRETPAPSAAAGTWVAKVRAGYDAMEAGNSSEAVRLISEAIPDIPEAEKKSRYQMVVAKIYYRDLRNFSQARSFARQAAQNDPTTGEPYMLIGTLYASSGPLCGSGTGFNSQVVTWPAIDMWQRAKSIDSSVAGKANKLINQYSRFMPSKADVFQRGLEVGGSYTVGCWINETTRIRTP; this is translated from the coding sequence ATGCATTTCCTGCAAAGTTTCCGCTTCCTCCCGGCAATCATCATCACCGTGCTCTTCGCCAGTTGCACTCCCAAAGTAACGGCACCCGTCACCACGCCCGCGACGACGAGCACTACGGTTTCCAAGCCCCAAAAACCGGGAGAGACCCTGAGCCCCTGCGACAAATTCAGTGATACGCCCAATCCGGACCAGGCGGAGACGGACTACGTCATCTACCGCCAACTGTTCAAAGCAAAAGAAATGACCCAGGCGATGGCCCAGTGGCGCAAAGTCTACGCCGCTTCCCCCGCAGCGGACGGACGGCGGAGCACCGTATTCACCGACGGCATCGCTATGTACAATGACCTGATCCAGAAAAACCCGGAGCGCAAGGATGCTTACGGTGATACCTTACTCACGATCTACGCCAAGGCGCGGGAGTGCTACCCCGGCAACGGCTACATGGCGGCCATCCAGGGTTTCGATAGTTACTACACCTACCCCGGCTCGGCGACGGACGAAGAGATGTTCGACCTGTTCAAGGAAAGCATTGAGATCGACGGGCAGGACAAATTGCAGTACTTCATTATCAACCCCACGGCGGGCCTGGCCGTCAACCTCCACCGGGACGGCAAAATCACCGACACGGAAGCGAAGGAAGTAGTCTCCAAACTACAGTACCGCCTCGCGAAAGGCCTTAAAGAGTGTAAAGGGTCAGAATGCGACCCCTGGAACAAAATCGACGCCTACGCTCCCAGCGCTCTGCGCTACTTTGAAACGGTGAAGGGCTTCTACGAATGCCAGTACTTCGTAGACCGTTACCTGCAGAACTACAAGGACAACCCGGATGATTGTGACGCCATCACCACCGCCTACAGCCGCCTCAAATTCGGTGGTTGCGCAACTGATTCCCCGGAAATGACGGAGCTCAAAAACGCCTTCACGAGCAAGTGCCGCGAAACACCCGCACCCTCCGCCGCAGCCGGCACCTGGGTGGCCAAGGTGCGCGCCGGGTACGATGCCATGGAAGCTGGTAACTCCTCCGAAGCAGTCCGGCTCATCAGCGAGGCGATCCCCGATATTCCGGAAGCTGAGAAGAAGTCACGCTACCAAATGGTGGTTGCGAAGATCTACTACCGCGATCTGCGCAACTTCAGCCAGGCTCGGTCCTTCGCGCGCCAGGCCGCCCAGAATGACCCTACGACCGGTGAGCCCTACATGCTCATCGGTACGCTCTACGCGAGTAGTGGTCCACTCTGTGGTTCCGGTACCGGCTTCAATTCACAGGTCGTCACCTGGCCCGCCATCGACATGTGGCAGCGCGCCAAGAGCATCGATTCTTCCGTAGCTGGCAAGGCGAATAAGCTCATCAACCAGTACAGCCGGTTCATGCCCTCCAAGGCCGACGTTTTTCAGCGCGGCCTCGAAGTAGGCGGCTCCTACACCGTCGGTTGTTGGATCAACGAAACGACGCGGATTCGTACGCCGTAG
- a CDS encoding HAD family phosphatase, producing MTIYRGLLCDLDGTLADTEPAHCSAWLDVLKDDHGLNFDEHWFEQFIGTSDHFLAAQVIQNHDLAISAADLISNKQSRFHEAVRTAGKGFPGVEEALASVVNVGIPLAVATNSGRSDAAVVLPAIGLDKFTDVVITATDVTHRKPAPDIYQLAAQRLGLPPEQCIAIEDSNPGGDAAKAAGCYLIGLNDGVNAADVVIHDNAAAIRHALSLISQ from the coding sequence TTGACTATTTACCGCGGCCTTCTTTGCGACCTAGACGGCACCCTCGCCGATACCGAACCCGCCCACTGCTCCGCCTGGCTCGATGTTTTGAAAGATGACCACGGGCTGAATTTCGACGAACACTGGTTCGAACAATTCATCGGTACCAGCGACCACTTTCTGGCCGCGCAAGTGATTCAAAATCACGACTTGGCCATCAGCGCTGCGGACCTGATCTCGAACAAACAAAGCCGTTTTCACGAAGCGGTTCGTACCGCCGGCAAAGGCTTCCCTGGTGTAGAAGAGGCGCTCGCCTCAGTCGTCAATGTCGGCATCCCCCTGGCGGTGGCTACCAATAGCGGACGCTCGGACGCCGCCGTCGTCCTGCCAGCCATCGGCCTAGACAAATTTACCGACGTCGTCATCACCGCCACTGACGTGACGCACCGCAAACCCGCTCCGGATATCTACCAACTAGCGGCGCAGCGGTTGGGGCTGCCACCCGAACAGTGCATCGCCATTGAAGACAGCAATCCCGGTGGAGACGCGGCGAAAGCAGCCGGCTGCTACCTGATCGGTTTGAACGACGGCGTGAACGCTGCGGACGTGGTGATCCACGACAACGCCGCCGCCATCCGCCACGCACTTTCGCTGATCAGTCAGTGA
- a CDS encoding family 16 glycosylhydrolase encodes MTARLFLFCCLISFAFSSCETPDQALTDTPGFAPEGYKLVWNDEFNSGPLPDTTKWGYQTGGYGWTAKELQNYLEADPDNVNVSNGLLNITARKEKARTNDYTSTRLVSKGKQEFQYGYIEVRAKMAKGEGLRSAFWLVGAGVSKLGWPHAGEIDLFEHYGSFPTVISGAVQTQANNWATRSQVGASVQQPDFEDEFHVFGCKWTKDALVFSVDGAEYWTYTPRPGKGKSAYPFVAPYYMAATLSVGGIRGPNAKVDDSAFPATMSIDYVRVYQQ; translated from the coding sequence ATGACTGCCCGACTGTTCCTTTTTTGCTGCCTCATTTCGTTCGCCTTCAGTTCCTGCGAAACGCCGGATCAGGCGCTCACCGATACGCCCGGGTTTGCTCCGGAAGGGTATAAATTGGTCTGGAATGACGAGTTCAACTCCGGCCCTCTCCCGGATACGACCAAATGGGGGTACCAAACGGGTGGTTACGGCTGGACGGCCAAAGAGCTTCAAAACTATTTAGAAGCCGACCCGGATAACGTCAACGTTTCCAATGGTTTACTAAATATCACTGCGCGCAAGGAGAAGGCCCGTACCAACGATTATACCAGTACCCGGCTCGTCTCCAAGGGGAAGCAAGAATTCCAGTACGGCTACATCGAGGTGCGGGCCAAAATGGCAAAGGGGGAGGGTTTACGCTCCGCCTTCTGGCTGGTGGGCGCCGGCGTCAGTAAACTAGGGTGGCCCCACGCCGGAGAGATTGATCTGTTTGAACACTACGGTTCTTTCCCTACCGTCATCAGCGGCGCCGTCCAGACACAGGCTAATAATTGGGCCACTAGAAGCCAGGTCGGGGCTTCCGTGCAACAACCGGACTTTGAGGATGAATTCCACGTCTTTGGCTGTAAGTGGACGAAGGACGCGCTCGTCTTTTCCGTCGACGGTGCGGAGTACTGGACTTACACGCCCCGCCCCGGAAAGGGTAAAAGCGCTTACCCATTCGTAGCACCTTACTATATGGCCGCTACCTTATCCGTTGGTGGTATTCGCGGGCCCAACGCTAAGGTGGATGACTCAGCATTTCCCGCTACGATGTCGATCGATTACGTACGCGTTTACCAGCAGTAA